Proteins from one Hoplias malabaricus isolate fHopMal1 chromosome 2, fHopMal1.hap1, whole genome shotgun sequence genomic window:
- the timm22 gene encoding mitochondrial import inner membrane translocase subunit Tim22, which produces MMAAPAGDTAPRGEQQNEHLQYSLLLEHLIGSKRQVKELNSSVMGGLPSPHKTEEQKMIERAMESCAFKAALACVGGFVLGGAFGVFTAGIDSNVGFDPKDPLKTPTAREVLRDMGQRGMSYAKNFAIVGAMFSCTECIIESHRGKSDWKNAVYSGCVTGGLIGFRAGLKAGVLGCGGFAAFSAAIEYYLR; this is translated from the exons ATGATGGCGGCCCCCGCAGGAGACACCGCTCCGCGAGGAGAACAGCAGAATGAACACTTACAGTACAGCCTTTTATTGGAGCACCTCATCGGGAGCAAGAGGCAGGTTAAAGAACTCAACTCTAGCGTGATGGGGGGCTTACCGAGCCCCCATAAAACAGAGGAGCAGAAGATGATTGAGCGCGCAATGGAGAGCTGCGCCTTTAAAGCAGCCCTGGCCTGTGTAGGAG GTTTTGTGTTGGGAGGTGCTTTTGGAGTGTTCACAGCAGGAATTGACAGCAATGTTGGGTTTGATCCCAAAGATCCACTCAAAACACCAACAGCAAGAGAAGTTTTAAGAGATATGGGACAGAGAGGAATGTCCTACGCTAAAAATTTTGCTATTGTCGGTGCCATGTTCTCATGTACAGAGTGCATCATAGAATCT CACCGTGGTAAATCTGACTGGAAAAATGCAGTGTACAGTGGCTGTGTCACAGGAGGTTTAATTGGATTCAGAG CTGGTCTTAAGGCTGGAGTTCTTGGATGTGGAGGTTTTGCTGCTTTCTCTGCTGCCATTGAGTACTACCTACGATGA
- the ptges gene encoding prostaglandin E synthase produces MLGNPVFSCFTFYGTLLILKMYIIAIITGQVRLRKKSFANVEDAIRHGGEQFCRTDPYVERCRRAHINDMENIFPFLFLGAIYTLTEPSLAVARGHFLVFFLGRVVHSVAYLLALKAPTRSLAYIIAQVPCFSMLVQILISVASYA; encoded by the exons ATGCTGGGGAACCCGGTTTTCTCGTGCTTTACGTTCTACGGCACGCTTTTAATCCTCAAGATGTACATCATTGCCATCATCACCGGCCAAGTGAGACTGCGAAAAAAG AGTTTCGCCAATGTGGAAGACGCGATTCGGCACGGAGGCGAGCAGTTCTGCCGTACAGATCCATACGTAGAGAGGTGCAGACG agcTCATATCAATGACATGGAGAACATCTTTCCCTTCTTGTTCCTGGGGGCCATCTACACTTTGACTGAACCCTCATTGGCAGTGGCACGGGGTCACTTTCTGGTCTTCTTCTTGGGTCGAGTGGTTCACAGTGTGGCTTACCTTTTAGCCTTAAAAGCACCAACACGGTCACTAGCATACATCATCGCTCAAGTGCCCTGTTTCTCCATGCTTGTCCAGATACTTATATCTGTGGCCTCATATGCTTGA